One window of Mauremys reevesii isolate NIE-2019 linkage group 4, ASM1616193v1, whole genome shotgun sequence genomic DNA carries:
- the LOC120402777 gene encoding carbohydrate sulfotransferase 9-like, with the protein MVDKVLRKVSIFLILIFIFGSLLSGVFYRWQTKMMIPKEDWLMSQVYRRDILNSTCLMNNLSHSQSKLKHNVANQIFVEHNHKFIYCEVPKVGCSNWKKIILLLTMNLSRKANEVQQDFIHRTPLLKRLSSYPSDYQDKLLTSYTKVMFTRDPLERLVSAYRDKLLHSEPYYSITVANEIKAMCRKNKNSTEKVTFQEFVNFILTKKQEHLDIHWQPMFLLCDPCNIHYDILGEFETLGQDSDHVLRNIGAPEDLHYPNFKTHSSEKRTSGDITLEYLRKLSSEQIEKIKKLYQMDFALFNYPYDLKMNLYETDTV; encoded by the exons ATGGTGGACAAGGTTCTCCGGAAGGTGTCCATTTTCCTTATCCTAATTTTCATTTTTGGAAGTCTTCTTTCTGGAGTATTCTACAGGTGGCAAACAAAAATGATGA TTCCTAAGGAAGATTGGCTGATGAGTCAAGTCTATCGCAGAGACATACTGAACTCCACCTGCCTGATGAACAACCTTTCTCATTCACAAAGCAAACTGAAACATAATGTTGCAAACCAGATCTTTGTGGAACATAACCACAAGTTCATCTACTGTGAGGTGCCCAAGGTGGGCTGCTCCAATTGGAAGAAAATCATCCTTCTCCTCACAATGAACCTGAGCAGAAAGGCTAATGAAGTCCAACAGGACTTCATCCACCGTACCCCACTGTTAAAGAGGCTGAGTTCTTACCCTTCTGACTACCAGGATAAATTGCTGACCAGTTACACCAAAGTGATGTTCACCAGAGATCCCCTGGAACGGTTGGTTTCAGCTTACAGAGACAAGCTTCTGCACTCTGAGCCATACTATAGTATCACTGTGGCAAATGAGATCAAGGCCATGTGcaggaaaaacaaaaattcaaCTGAAAAGGTGACTTTCCAGGAGTTTGTTAACTTTATTCTGACAAAAAAACAAGAACATCTGGATATTCACTGGCAACCAATGTTTCTACTCTGTGATCCTTGCAACATTCACTATGACATCCTGGGGGAGTTTGAGACCTTGGGGCAAGATTCTGATCATGTTCTCAGGAACATTGGAGCCCCAGAGGATCTGCACTACCCTAACTTTAAGACACATAGCTCAGAGAAACGTACTAGTGGTGATATCACCCTGGAATATCTCAGAAAGCTGAGCTCAGAGCAAATTGAAAAGATCAAGAAGCTGTACCAGATGGATTTTGCCTTGTTTAACTATCCTTATGATTTGAAAATGAACCTTTATGAGACTGATACAGTATGA